One window from the genome of Calliopsis andreniformis isolate RMS-2024a chromosome 12, iyCalAndr_principal, whole genome shotgun sequence encodes:
- the LOC143186188 gene encoding uncharacterized protein LOC143186188, with translation MFVQLIEIEFSNRIMAKLLKLSILQITMKMNLSTKRTTHYDTLQISPNATHNEVKSAYYKLTLQYHPDKNKSDSAKQMFQDIADAYEVLGNYQLRKQYDRTIAVKFRDVNQMQRPQVTRAEPFKGNIYNFDEWTRSHYSKTFRSDQKRKDSYRMHLERQKVNAKEEENNNIVLPVVIAVCSLMLFIRYYIEEKNDVPLKEKKN, from the coding sequence ATGTTTGTTCAACTAATAGAAATTGAATTTAGTAATAGGATTATGGCTAAATTACTTAAACTGAGTATATTACAAATTACTATGAAAATGAATCTGTCTACAAAGCGTACGACACATTATGATACTCTTCAAATATCACCAAATGCTACACATAATGAAGTAAAATCAGCATATTATAAATTGACGTTACAATATCATCCAGATAAAAATAAAAGTGACTCTGCAAAGCAAATGTTCCAAGATATAGCAGATGCATATGAAGTACTGGGCAACTATCAGTTGCGCAAACAATATGATAGAACTATTGCAGTTAAGTTCAGAGATGTAAATCAAATGCAGAGGCCTCAGGTAACACGTGCTGAGCCATTCAAAGGAAACATCTACAACTTCGATGAATGGACTCGGTCGCATTATAGTAAAACCTTTCGATCAGATCAAAAGAGGAAAGATTCATACAGAATGCACCTCGAAAGACAGAAAGTAAATGCAAAAGAGgaagaaaataataacattGTGTTGCCAGTAGTTATAGCAGTATGTTCTCTTATGTTATTTATTAGATATTATATAGAAGAGAAAAATGATGTACCacttaaagaaaaaaaaaattaa